One Vespula pensylvanica isolate Volc-1 chromosome 1, ASM1446617v1, whole genome shotgun sequence genomic region harbors:
- the LOC122632506 gene encoding G protein-coupled receptor kinase 2 isoform X1 has translation MELENIVANTVYLKAREGGGDSNKGKSKKWRKILQFPHISQCIGLKDKLDIRYGYVVDQQPIGRLLFRQFCQNKKPAYHRYNLFLDAIEKYEIEMDENRMELAKELFEQYLKREGSEVVDILNDSLISQCEERLSSGGKELFVEIAQTVKNFLAGEPFSAFQTSFYFYRYLQWKWLEAQPVTYKTFRMYRVLGKGGFGEVCACQVRATGKMYACKKLEKKRIKKRKGEAMVLIEKNILQKINSKFVVSLAYAYETKDALCLVLTIMNGGDLKFHIYNMGGEPGFDINRARFYAAEVVCGLEHLHLQGIVYRDCKPENILLDDHGHVRISDLGLAVEITEGDMVRGRVGTVGYMAPEVIDNEKYTFSPDWFSFGCLLYEMIEGQAPFRARKEKVKREEVDRRVKEDQERYSSKFTEEAKSLCQQLLKKSPKNRLGCKCGRHGAKEVKLHSFFQCLNWKRVEAGMWEPPFVPDPHAVYAKDVLDIEQFSTVKGVNLDATDDTFYSKFNTGSVSIPWQNEMIETECFKELNVLGPNNTPTPDLLINYPPQNNENRGCFPFRRKEKQSARTKEIPLSECHLLELSQSQSSEISVS, from the exons ATGGAGTTGGAGAACATCGTGGCCAACACTGTGTACCTCAAAGCGAGAGAag GCGGTGGTGACAGCAACAaaggaaagagtaagaaatGGCGGAAGATACTTCAGTTTCCACACATTTCCCAATGCATCGGCCTAAAAGATAAATTGG aCATTAGGTACGGGTATGTGGTGGATCAACAACCAATCGGAAGACTTCTCTTCAGGCAATTTTGCCAGAACAAGAAACCGGCCTATCATCGATACAATCTTTTTTTGGATGCTATTGAAAAATACGAGATCGAGATGGATGAAAATCGTATGGAACTAGCAAAGGAATTATTCGAACAGTACCTGAAACGTGAAGGCTCCGAAGTGGTTGATATTTTGAACGATTCATTGATATCACAATGCGAGGAGAGATTAAGCTCCGGTGGAAAAGAATTGTTCGTTGAGATCGCACAAACGGTGAAAAATTTTCTCGCTGGTGAACCATTTTCAGCCTTTCAAACcagtttctatttttacag gTATCTTCAATGGAAATGGTTGGAGGCTCAACCGGTAACCTACAAGACGTTCCGTATGTATAGAGTCCTTGGTAAAGGTGGTTTCGGTGAGGTATGTGCCTGCCAGGTCAGAGCGACCGGTAAGATGTATGCCTGTAAGAAActggagaagaagaggataaagaagagaaagggagaggctATGGTGCTGATTGAAAAGAATATACTACAGAAAATCAATTCTAAGTTCGTTGTATCGTTAGCCTATGCATATGAAACCAAGGATGCCCTCTGTCTTGTTTTGACGATTATGAATGGGGGTGATTTGAAGTTTCACATTTACAATATGGGCGGTGAACCAGGTTTCGATATTAACCGGGCTAGATTTTATGCCGCCGAGGTTGTATGCGGTTTGGAGCATTTGCATCTTCAAGGTATTGTTTATAGGGACTGTAAACCGGAGAATATATTACTCGATGATCATGGTCACGTTAGGATATCTGATCTTGGCCTGGCTGTAGAGATTACCGAGGGTGACATGGTACGCGGTAGAGTTGGAACTGTTGGTTACATGGCACCTGAAGTGATCGACAACGAGAAATATACGTTTTCACCTGATTGGTTCAGTTTCGGTTGTCTTCTGTACGAAATGATCGAAGGTCAAGCTCCGTTCagagcaagaaaagaaaaggttaAACGCGAGGAAGTCGACAGAAGAGTTAAAGAAGATCAAGAAAGGTATTCATCCAAATTCACCGAGGAAGCTAAGAGCCTTTGCCAGCAGTTACTCAAGAAAAGTCCAAAAAACAGATTGGGCTGCAAGTGCGGCAGACATGGGGCGAAGGAGGTCAAACTTCATAGTTTCTTTCAGTGCTTAAACTGGAAGAGGGTCGAGGCTGGTATGTGGGAACCGCCATTTGTGCCGGAT CCTCACGCTGTCTACGCTAAAGACGTCCTAGACATCGAGCAATTCTCGACGGTGAAAGGTGTTAATCTCGATGCCACGGACGACACCTTTTACAGTAAATTTAACACGGGAAGCGTATCCATTCCTTGGCAAAACGAG ATGATAGAGACTGAGTGTTTTAAGGAACTGAATGTGCTAGGTCCTAACAACACGCCTACTCCAGacttattgataaattatccACCGCAGAACAACGAGAATAGAGGCTGTTTTCCATTCCGTAGAAAG GAGAAGCAGAGCGCACGTACAAAGGAGATACCGTTATCCGAGTGCCATTTGTTGGAGCTGTCACAGAGTCAGAGCTCTGAGATTTCGGTCAGCTGA
- the LOC122632506 gene encoding G protein-coupled receptor kinase 2 isoform X2: MELENIVANTVYLKAREDIRYGYVVDQQPIGRLLFRQFCQNKKPAYHRYNLFLDAIEKYEIEMDENRMELAKELFEQYLKREGSEVVDILNDSLISQCEERLSSGGKELFVEIAQTVKNFLAGEPFSAFQTSFYFYRYLQWKWLEAQPVTYKTFRMYRVLGKGGFGEVCACQVRATGKMYACKKLEKKRIKKRKGEAMVLIEKNILQKINSKFVVSLAYAYETKDALCLVLTIMNGGDLKFHIYNMGGEPGFDINRARFYAAEVVCGLEHLHLQGIVYRDCKPENILLDDHGHVRISDLGLAVEITEGDMVRGRVGTVGYMAPEVIDNEKYTFSPDWFSFGCLLYEMIEGQAPFRARKEKVKREEVDRRVKEDQERYSSKFTEEAKSLCQQLLKKSPKNRLGCKCGRHGAKEVKLHSFFQCLNWKRVEAGMWEPPFVPDPHAVYAKDVLDIEQFSTVKGVNLDATDDTFYSKFNTGSVSIPWQNEMIETECFKELNVLGPNNTPTPDLLINYPPQNNENRGCFPFRRKEKQSARTKEIPLSECHLLELSQSQSSEISVS; encoded by the exons ATGGAGTTGGAGAACATCGTGGCCAACACTGTGTACCTCAAAGCGAGAGAag aCATTAGGTACGGGTATGTGGTGGATCAACAACCAATCGGAAGACTTCTCTTCAGGCAATTTTGCCAGAACAAGAAACCGGCCTATCATCGATACAATCTTTTTTTGGATGCTATTGAAAAATACGAGATCGAGATGGATGAAAATCGTATGGAACTAGCAAAGGAATTATTCGAACAGTACCTGAAACGTGAAGGCTCCGAAGTGGTTGATATTTTGAACGATTCATTGATATCACAATGCGAGGAGAGATTAAGCTCCGGTGGAAAAGAATTGTTCGTTGAGATCGCACAAACGGTGAAAAATTTTCTCGCTGGTGAACCATTTTCAGCCTTTCAAACcagtttctatttttacag gTATCTTCAATGGAAATGGTTGGAGGCTCAACCGGTAACCTACAAGACGTTCCGTATGTATAGAGTCCTTGGTAAAGGTGGTTTCGGTGAGGTATGTGCCTGCCAGGTCAGAGCGACCGGTAAGATGTATGCCTGTAAGAAActggagaagaagaggataaagaagagaaagggagaggctATGGTGCTGATTGAAAAGAATATACTACAGAAAATCAATTCTAAGTTCGTTGTATCGTTAGCCTATGCATATGAAACCAAGGATGCCCTCTGTCTTGTTTTGACGATTATGAATGGGGGTGATTTGAAGTTTCACATTTACAATATGGGCGGTGAACCAGGTTTCGATATTAACCGGGCTAGATTTTATGCCGCCGAGGTTGTATGCGGTTTGGAGCATTTGCATCTTCAAGGTATTGTTTATAGGGACTGTAAACCGGAGAATATATTACTCGATGATCATGGTCACGTTAGGATATCTGATCTTGGCCTGGCTGTAGAGATTACCGAGGGTGACATGGTACGCGGTAGAGTTGGAACTGTTGGTTACATGGCACCTGAAGTGATCGACAACGAGAAATATACGTTTTCACCTGATTGGTTCAGTTTCGGTTGTCTTCTGTACGAAATGATCGAAGGTCAAGCTCCGTTCagagcaagaaaagaaaaggttaAACGCGAGGAAGTCGACAGAAGAGTTAAAGAAGATCAAGAAAGGTATTCATCCAAATTCACCGAGGAAGCTAAGAGCCTTTGCCAGCAGTTACTCAAGAAAAGTCCAAAAAACAGATTGGGCTGCAAGTGCGGCAGACATGGGGCGAAGGAGGTCAAACTTCATAGTTTCTTTCAGTGCTTAAACTGGAAGAGGGTCGAGGCTGGTATGTGGGAACCGCCATTTGTGCCGGAT CCTCACGCTGTCTACGCTAAAGACGTCCTAGACATCGAGCAATTCTCGACGGTGAAAGGTGTTAATCTCGATGCCACGGACGACACCTTTTACAGTAAATTTAACACGGGAAGCGTATCCATTCCTTGGCAAAACGAG ATGATAGAGACTGAGTGTTTTAAGGAACTGAATGTGCTAGGTCCTAACAACACGCCTACTCCAGacttattgataaattatccACCGCAGAACAACGAGAATAGAGGCTGTTTTCCATTCCGTAGAAAG GAGAAGCAGAGCGCACGTACAAAGGAGATACCGTTATCCGAGTGCCATTTGTTGGAGCTGTCACAGAGTCAGAGCTCTGAGATTTCGGTCAGCTGA
- the LOC122632506 gene encoding G protein-coupled receptor kinase 2 isoform X3, which produces MDENRMELAKELFEQYLKREGSEVVDILNDSLISQCEERLSSGGKELFVEIAQTVKNFLAGEPFSAFQTSFYFYRYLQWKWLEAQPVTYKTFRMYRVLGKGGFGEVCACQVRATGKMYACKKLEKKRIKKRKGEAMVLIEKNILQKINSKFVVSLAYAYETKDALCLVLTIMNGGDLKFHIYNMGGEPGFDINRARFYAAEVVCGLEHLHLQGIVYRDCKPENILLDDHGHVRISDLGLAVEITEGDMVRGRVGTVGYMAPEVIDNEKYTFSPDWFSFGCLLYEMIEGQAPFRARKEKVKREEVDRRVKEDQERYSSKFTEEAKSLCQQLLKKSPKNRLGCKCGRHGAKEVKLHSFFQCLNWKRVEAGMWEPPFVPDPHAVYAKDVLDIEQFSTVKGVNLDATDDTFYSKFNTGSVSIPWQNEMIETECFKELNVLGPNNTPTPDLLINYPPQNNENRGCFPFRRKEKQSARTKEIPLSECHLLELSQSQSSEISVS; this is translated from the exons ATGGATGAAAATCGTATGGAACTAGCAAAGGAATTATTCGAACAGTACCTGAAACGTGAAGGCTCCGAAGTGGTTGATATTTTGAACGATTCATTGATATCACAATGCGAGGAGAGATTAAGCTCCGGTGGAAAAGAATTGTTCGTTGAGATCGCACAAACGGTGAAAAATTTTCTCGCTGGTGAACCATTTTCAGCCTTTCAAACcagtttctatttttacag gTATCTTCAATGGAAATGGTTGGAGGCTCAACCGGTAACCTACAAGACGTTCCGTATGTATAGAGTCCTTGGTAAAGGTGGTTTCGGTGAGGTATGTGCCTGCCAGGTCAGAGCGACCGGTAAGATGTATGCCTGTAAGAAActggagaagaagaggataaagaagagaaagggagaggctATGGTGCTGATTGAAAAGAATATACTACAGAAAATCAATTCTAAGTTCGTTGTATCGTTAGCCTATGCATATGAAACCAAGGATGCCCTCTGTCTTGTTTTGACGATTATGAATGGGGGTGATTTGAAGTTTCACATTTACAATATGGGCGGTGAACCAGGTTTCGATATTAACCGGGCTAGATTTTATGCCGCCGAGGTTGTATGCGGTTTGGAGCATTTGCATCTTCAAGGTATTGTTTATAGGGACTGTAAACCGGAGAATATATTACTCGATGATCATGGTCACGTTAGGATATCTGATCTTGGCCTGGCTGTAGAGATTACCGAGGGTGACATGGTACGCGGTAGAGTTGGAACTGTTGGTTACATGGCACCTGAAGTGATCGACAACGAGAAATATACGTTTTCACCTGATTGGTTCAGTTTCGGTTGTCTTCTGTACGAAATGATCGAAGGTCAAGCTCCGTTCagagcaagaaaagaaaaggttaAACGCGAGGAAGTCGACAGAAGAGTTAAAGAAGATCAAGAAAGGTATTCATCCAAATTCACCGAGGAAGCTAAGAGCCTTTGCCAGCAGTTACTCAAGAAAAGTCCAAAAAACAGATTGGGCTGCAAGTGCGGCAGACATGGGGCGAAGGAGGTCAAACTTCATAGTTTCTTTCAGTGCTTAAACTGGAAGAGGGTCGAGGCTGGTATGTGGGAACCGCCATTTGTGCCGGAT CCTCACGCTGTCTACGCTAAAGACGTCCTAGACATCGAGCAATTCTCGACGGTGAAAGGTGTTAATCTCGATGCCACGGACGACACCTTTTACAGTAAATTTAACACGGGAAGCGTATCCATTCCTTGGCAAAACGAG ATGATAGAGACTGAGTGTTTTAAGGAACTGAATGTGCTAGGTCCTAACAACACGCCTACTCCAGacttattgataaattatccACCGCAGAACAACGAGAATAGAGGCTGTTTTCCATTCCGTAGAAAG GAGAAGCAGAGCGCACGTACAAAGGAGATACCGTTATCCGAGTGCCATTTGTTGGAGCTGTCACAGAGTCAGAGCTCTGAGATTTCGGTCAGCTGA